The Euzebya sp. genome includes a window with the following:
- a CDS encoding putative quinol monooxygenase, whose translation MSAPSLPYAFVAKIVAADGQHDALATLLASAVDLANQEEGTIVWFAVRTDPDTFWIFDAFRDEDARNAHANGAIVEALTSNQQLLGAAPEILPADVLAVKLP comes from the coding sequence ATGTCCGCCCCTTCACTCCCCTACGCCTTCGTTGCGAAGATCGTCGCGGCCGATGGCCAGCACGACGCGCTCGCCACCCTGCTGGCAAGCGCGGTGGACCTCGCGAACCAGGAGGAGGGCACCATCGTCTGGTTCGCAGTCCGAACCGACCCCGACACCTTCTGGATCTTCGACGCGTTCCGCGATGAGGACGCTCGAAACGCCCACGCCAACGGCGCGATCGTCGAAGCCCTGACGTCGAACCAGCAGCTCCTCGGCGCAGCCCCGGAGATCCTCCCGGCCGACGTTCTCGCGGTCAAGCTCCCCTAG
- a CDS encoding cell wall-binding repeat-containing protein, protein MSLVEVDAPAAACHGRGGGRDAARRRLGRPPRGAPILLTATDAPHPATEAWLSDRPDAELVVLGGDAAVTDATATALGAAHTRVAGPNLFATAAAIADQLWPVEPAGFLITPGGTEDGWAFALTGASLAATTEQPILLTELDRLPTETGAAICATGAPVPTLLLVPAAQVGDGLTDSLGRC, encoded by the coding sequence GTGTCACTCGTCGAGGTCGATGCCCCCGCGGCGGCTTGCCATGGCCGTGGGGGCGGTCGCGACGCTGCTCGCCGCCGGCTGGGTCGGCCTCCGCGCGGAGCCCCCATCCTCCTCACCGCGACCGACGCCCCCCACCCGGCCACCGAGGCATGGCTCAGCGACCGGCCTGACGCGGAGCTGGTCGTCCTCGGCGGCGACGCCGCCGTCACCGATGCGACCGCGACCGCCCTCGGCGCTGCGCACACCCGCGTCGCCGGGCCGAACCTTTTCGCCACCGCCGCCGCCATCGCCGACCAGCTCTGGCCCGTCGAGCCCGCGGGGTTCCTGATCACCCCGGGCGGCACCGAGGACGGCTGGGCCTTCGCCCTCACCGGCGCCAGCCTGGCCGCGACGACCGAGCAGCCGATCCTGCTGACCGAGCTCGACCGGCTGCCCACCGAGACCGGCGCGGCGATCTGCGCGACCGGCGCCCCCGTCCCGACCCTCCTCCTCGTCCCCGCCGCGCAGGTCGGCGACGGCCTCACCGACAGCCTCGGGCGGTGTTGA
- a CDS encoding GlxA family transcriptional regulator, whose amino-acid sequence MRLGMIALDGCFGSAVASMIDIVRVADGVRGDVDAGAGPIELAIVGPKRRVTTSTSMILPVRHSLSELGDFDVIVVPALGTLTAEATFDALRSRGARSVIQALGRLDGASTRIAAACTGVFAVAESGRAHRRRATTSWFLGPEFRRRYPTVDLDLDTMVVVDGGLVTAGAAFAHIDLALSLVRSISPDLAQHVAQLLLIDHRPSQAAFVAYEHLQHEDPIVVDFERYVRARLDEPFDVASAAQSIGTSRRTLERRTRSALNLTPLGFVQRLRIERARHLSATTDLTSAEIALRVGYANAETLRSLLRRDRHRA is encoded by the coding sequence ATGCGACTTGGCATGATCGCCCTCGACGGCTGTTTCGGTTCGGCCGTCGCATCGATGATCGACATCGTGCGGGTGGCTGACGGAGTTCGGGGCGACGTCGACGCAGGCGCCGGCCCGATCGAGCTCGCCATCGTCGGGCCGAAACGACGGGTGACGACGTCGACGTCGATGATCCTGCCGGTTCGGCATTCGCTGTCGGAGCTGGGTGACTTCGACGTGATCGTCGTCCCTGCCCTGGGCACCCTGACCGCCGAAGCCACCTTCGACGCACTGCGAAGCCGAGGTGCGCGTTCGGTCATCCAGGCGCTTGGCCGGCTCGATGGTGCATCCACCCGGATCGCTGCTGCATGCACCGGTGTGTTCGCAGTGGCCGAATCCGGACGTGCGCACCGCCGGCGGGCGACGACCAGCTGGTTCCTGGGCCCGGAGTTCCGGCGGCGCTACCCGACCGTGGACCTCGATCTGGACACCATGGTCGTCGTCGACGGAGGTCTTGTCACTGCGGGGGCCGCCTTCGCCCACATCGATCTCGCGCTGTCACTCGTGCGATCGATCAGCCCCGACCTCGCGCAGCACGTCGCCCAGCTGCTCCTGATCGACCACCGCCCATCGCAGGCTGCCTTCGTCGCCTACGAACACCTGCAACACGAAGATCCGATCGTCGTGGACTTCGAGCGCTACGTCCGCGCCCGCCTGGACGAACCGTTCGACGTCGCGTCCGCAGCCCAGTCGATCGGCACCAGTCGGCGAACCCTCGAACGACGAACACGATCGGCGCTCAACCTCACTCCGCTCGGCTTCGTCCAACGGCTTCGCATCGAACGAGCTCGTCACCTCTCGGCGACCACCGACCTCACCTCCGCTGAGATCGCCCTGCGGGTCGGCTACGCGAACGCCGAGACACTCCGCTCCCTCCTGCGCAGAGATCGACACCGAGCCTGA
- a CDS encoding alpha/beta fold hydrolase, translated as MPAQTIRRIDVGDTTLPLADDGGDGPPVLFVHGAVADLRLWDRHRALLGGRHRGMALTLRYHGLDPWAEGWPPYGVGTHADDLIAVLEQLGPVHVAAWSYSGQVVLDVALRRPDLVRSALVHEPGVPSAVTDPSALAAWRAAAAAAFAPVEAALAAGDDVAAMTALLDSSGGGPDYVASQPAASRRVQVENARTVRLLFAQQPPPRIGPAELADLAVPVRITLGERSGPLYAVPAAAMQVAIATATHRVVPGAGHMWPDEDPAAFSDAVVALIAEVGSPPGF; from the coding sequence GTGCCCGCCCAGACGATCCGCCGCATCGACGTCGGCGACACGACCCTCCCGCTGGCCGACGACGGCGGTGACGGCCCGCCGGTGCTGTTCGTGCACGGCGCGGTGGCGGACCTGCGGCTGTGGGACCGCCACCGGGCGCTGCTCGGGGGCCGGCACCGCGGGATGGCGCTGACCCTCCGGTACCACGGGCTGGACCCGTGGGCCGAGGGATGGCCGCCGTACGGCGTCGGCACGCACGCCGATGACCTCATCGCCGTGCTCGAGCAGCTCGGACCGGTGCACGTCGCCGCGTGGTCCTACAGCGGGCAGGTGGTCCTCGACGTGGCGCTGCGCCGGCCCGACCTGGTGCGGAGCGCGCTGGTGCACGAGCCGGGCGTGCCGAGCGCGGTGACCGATCCCTCGGCCCTGGCGGCGTGGCGGGCGGCGGCCGCGGCCGCGTTCGCCCCGGTGGAGGCCGCCCTGGCCGCTGGCGACGACGTGGCGGCGATGACCGCGCTGCTCGACAGCTCCGGCGGTGGGCCCGACTACGTCGCGTCCCAACCGGCGGCCTCCCGGCGGGTGCAGGTGGAGAACGCCCGGACCGTGCGGTTGCTGTTCGCCCAGCAGCCGCCGCCCCGGATCGGTCCCGCCGAGCTCGCGGACCTCGCGGTCCCGGTGCGGATCACCCTGGGGGAGCGGAGCGGTCCCCTCTACGCGGTCCCGGCCGCGGCGATGCAGGTGGCGATCGCCACCGCGACCCACCGGGTGGTCCCCGGGGCGGGCCACATGTGGCCCGACGAGGACCCGGCAGCGTTCAGCGACGCGGTCGTCGCGCTGATCGCCGAGGTCGGGTCCCCGCCGGGTTTCTGA
- a CDS encoding YdeI family protein — MEHHADVDAYLAASELWPEEARALCEVLRGCGLEETIKWGKPTYVHDGANVLIVQEFKDFLALMFTKGALLDDPEGVLHSQGEHTRSALRMQFTSVEEVTSRAAVIADYVDRAVAVEDAGLEVGPAPEPDLPEELRERLASDPELSEAFDDLTPGRRRSWAIHIGDAKKPETRVSRVDKAVPRIRAGKGHNER, encoded by the coding sequence ATGGAGCACCACGCCGACGTCGACGCGTACCTGGCCGCCAGCGAGCTGTGGCCCGAGGAGGCCCGCGCGCTCTGCGAGGTCCTGCGGGGCTGCGGCCTCGAGGAGACCATCAAGTGGGGCAAGCCCACCTACGTCCACGACGGCGCGAACGTCCTGATCGTGCAGGAGTTCAAGGACTTCCTGGCCCTCATGTTCACGAAGGGCGCGCTGCTCGACGACCCCGAGGGCGTGCTGCACAGCCAGGGCGAGCACACCCGCTCGGCCCTGCGGATGCAGTTCACCTCCGTCGAGGAGGTGACGTCCCGCGCGGCGGTGATCGCGGACTACGTCGACCGGGCCGTCGCGGTCGAGGACGCCGGCCTCGAGGTCGGCCCCGCACCCGAACCCGACCTGCCCGAGGAGCTGCGCGAGCGGCTGGCGTCGGATCCCGAGCTGAGCGAGGCGTTCGACGACCTCACCCCTGGCCGCCGGCGCAGCTGGGCGATCCACATCGGCGATGCGAAGAAGCCCGAGACCCGGGTGTCGCGGGTCGACAAGGCGGTCCCGAGGATCCGCGCGGGCAAGGGCCACAACGAGCGCTGA